The Anopheles maculipalpis chromosome 3RL, idAnoMacuDA_375_x, whole genome shotgun sequence genomic sequence CGTTGCAGTGGTTCCGAGTCGTGTCTGTACCTGAACGTGTTTACCCCGCGGCTCCCGGGGGAGGCCGACGCAACCAAAGGTGTTCCCCGGCTGCCTGTTATGGTGTACATCCATGGCGGTGGTTTCATGAGTGGCAGCGGTAGCAGCTTCTTCTACAATCCGGAATACTTCGTGCAACAGGATGTGGTCATCGTTACGCTCAACTATCGGCTCGGTCCGCTTGGATTTCTTTACCTTCCTTCGGTGGACATCCCGGGAAATGCAGGTCTTAAAGATCAGGTAATCAACACGCGTCACAAGTCACAAATTGGAAAGTGTTAACGATTAATAACCGGTCGCCACAATTGTTTGCTTCCGTTCCCAGCTACTAGCACTGCAATGGATACGGGAAAACATTGCCCAGTTCGGTGGCAATCCGGATAATGTTACATTGTTTGGGGAAAGTGCCGGTAGCATGTCGGCATATTTGCACTACCTATCGCCAAACTCGAGGTAAGTGTTCGCTAGGTCGTCCGCACGATGACTAAGTGTATTTGGCGTGATCGCTGCAAATATTGCCATTATCGCAAACAACCGCGGCTGACCTTTGGGcacttgtttgatttgtttctttttttttttttgcttccccgGCTAGGAAGTACGTACATCGAGTGATATGTCAAAGCGGTGTGGCCGTTACGGACTCGTTCTTCCAGGTGGAACCGGAAGAGAAGGCAAGAAAGTTGGCACGCTTTTTCGGCTACACCGGAGACGATGATAAGGGTGTGCTTGGtgagtatttatttattttattctcttttttgACTCGTAAAGGAAAATTGACGAACTATGTCCAATTAGGCTCCAAAATTGAGCGATCCTCGTTGTTGAATAACATTAGCATTGAAgccgatttttatttttttattttttattttaaacttacGAAATAGACATGAGAATAACTGCTCTTCTAAAAGAGTTAACTTACTCATACTTTTACCCCATTGAGATTTGAATCTTTTAACAACTATTTTGAGAGTTTTTATACTTAAAACTCACTTTAAGAGAGTTGCTGTTCCCACTAGATAATAGAATCGCAGAGAGTTTTTACAATTCGTTTGTGGTTCGATTTTTACAGGAGAGAGTTTTTACAACTTAGTTTGCAACAAGAGTTCCCAAAAACCCAAAAGAGTTCTCTCTTTGAAAGACTATTTGTGAAGTGTTCAAGTACTGCATTCACTAGAAAGATGtaaatcactcactcactcttacACAGTACCCGCAACATTACTACAAAAGCCATTTAAACGTTCGTTCAAGGCAAAGTTGCTGAATAGCCTACCAGATCCTCCATAGATCTTAATCCATTTAAGCTCCTGTTAATCCTAAAATGGTTCTCAATTGTAAGCCTGTTTACAAGACACTTACCACAACCCTTCATTATGTCCGTGACAATGCATTCTGACGTACTCAGTGTTCCACACGGGTACCACGCTTTAGTCTTCTCCCCCATTTACCATTATGTTTGGTTGATGAATGATCACTTGAAGATCTTTTAGCTTTACCTCCTTCACAGCCCTAACTCACCGACGCGTGTCACGATTGTTGGTGCGCGTGACCATTAATCATTTGGTCTTCCGACTACTCCCCACAGAAACGCTCCAAAAAGTATCGGCAACAGATCTGGCAAGGCACCAAAACGAAGCGATCACTGAGGCGGAAAAGCAACTGGCTCTTATCTTTATTTTCCGTCCGGTGATTGAGCAGACCGAGACGGACGATAGCATCATCACACAGCATCCGCGCGACATCCTGAAGGCACCCGATACGCTGCGAATGCCACTGCTGGAAGGATGCAACGATGGCGAAGGCATTTTAGCGCTGCGTACACTCGGCAAACGGTGGAAATCGTTTGGTCAAGCACCGGAACGGTTCGTACCGGTACTGTTGGGTAGATCGCCCAAGCTGGACCGGGCCGTTGTGGGGCGAGAAATTAAACAGTTTTACTTTGGCGAGCGTCCGGTCCACGAGCAGATCGATAAGATGTGCGATCTGCTGACGGATAATACGTTCATCACAAACTCGGTCACCAGTGCCGAATGGTTGGCAAAGTATCAACCGAACGCGCCACACTTTCACTATCGCTTCACGTACGATGGCAGGTACAGCTTGCTGAAACGTGTCTTCCAGCTGTCCAACGTGAAGGGGGCCTGCCATGGTGATGATACGATGTATATGTTCAAGTACGTTCTCTAGATGTCCACTGCTTTGGTCCACACCGGATCGTTCAAGTAATTAAATAACCGTGCTTCCTTCTCTTCACAGTCCATGCTTCCTACCGAAACTACCGCCTAATAGCGATGAATGCCGAGTCCGTGACATCTTCATTGCACTCTGGACCAGTTTCGCAAAGCACGGTGATCCAACCGCCAGTGTCCCCACCGATCTGATCCCGGTCCGGTGGGAACCAGTTGCAAAGATTGCGCGCGATTCGGACGACTTCCAGCTGGACTGTCTCGAGATCAACACTGTGCCGCGGATGGTGCGTAATCCGGGCGCGGGACGAATACAGCTGTGGCGTGGACTGTTGAAAAAGTATCGTGCCGACTATCTGTAGTAGTAATTGTGGTGGTCAGTTTCACATGTGTGACActtccaaaaacgaaaaaaaaggccagtATCGTGCGTACCGTAGTGCGGTGCAGCGATATTAACAGACAGGTGCTAATGTGTGTAAAACGTCTCGCCAAATAAATGCGCTGTGTGAAATGATATAACAGGCAGGTTCTGGATtagggagaggggggggggggggggttgtgttgtgtttgttggcgTTGGGAAGATGATTTGTCAAATATTTGTCTAGCTATTTGTTCGGCAGGGAATTAATTATCGGTGGAATTGAAAGCCTTTGCCCATCGATAAGATGGCAGTGCATTAGTTTGCCGAGGGTGTTAAATGCAGCTGCAAGTCAGCTCAGGGAAAGACTCTCTTGTCTGTGAAGCAAATAAGTGTATAATTGTTTAGTTGTACAAACTTTAGTTAACATGTTTTTATTAACCTGAATGACTTTTGCATTACATTTTATGACCGTAATTAGGCACTGTTTTTCTTAAAGAAACTGCAGCTACAGGACGAGTGAAAGGCATTCTTAATTTAGGCAGTACAAGAACAggttagatttttttgttataaaatttgAAGCACAAAAACATTAACTAAAGCGTTGGGAAAGATTCACAAAAACTTGCACAATACAGCGAGTCGATTGAGTCATATGCTGGGGGCGCATCAAGGTGGACGCCACGGTGGCGTCCAACGGGACTGCATTTGTATGCGTTCAAGCTTGATTTTCTCTTCACCCCACCCAAACGAGAAAACACGTTTTTTGGCAGGGGCGCTCAAATTGGGGAGCAATCAAGGTGGATTAATGTTAAGCCAatatatttttgctttcgGTAACACGGCGCAATCCGTtgtactgaaaaaaaaatatttttgtttttctcccgcatttttttttttacagttttccagatattattagttttttggtttgataTATTTGAACTCTATGCATTTTTCTGTTTaagttattttcaaaaaataaatcaatcattatttctttcaaaattgcattttttccaagacacatttaatatattttaaccTGGGGAAAATCGTActtgtaacaaacaaattggGAAGAATTAACTTTTGTTTCggtataaataataaaacatctGGGATAGCGCCAAAAATCCTCAGTACGAAATCAGAAGGCCGCGGGCCACGAAAGATTTACAAACCAAAATTTCAGGTTCTCATAAGTGCTTTggaaattttctcgctttgaaatcaCGTGGCCCGGGGTCTAGACATAGAAAAGGTtaaaaatttctcagaatattttgtaTAACAGCCCATTTCATTCGTGGATTGAATTTGAGatacaaatattattttacgaTTCTTACGAAGAGCTTTGAGTAAGTTTAActgctttttaaaaattattttaagctgtaatatttaaaaaatactaacAAAAAATCTCGAATACAAGACAAATCTTCAAAGAAACCGTACTCTGCTGTTAAACGCCCGTAACAGATATTGTTGTTGATTAATCGGCTTTGATTGACTAGTCTCCCCAATAGTTGAGTCGCCCTGGCTCGCATGTGCATACCGAATGGAGCGCCACCATTCGCGAGACCAAACAGTACATAAACAAATCACAAACCTCCCCCTATTCCACCCCTGGTCTGGAAGGGTTGTCTAACCAACCAGCCATCAAGCCCACCAACCAGATAgttcagtcagtcagtcagtcggTCAGTGCGGTTTGTTTGTCCGTCAGTTTGTTAGTAAACTGGCAGCTGAACGGTTCGTACACGAACGGTTCCAACGATTGTCCCCGAACGATCGGAGTTGCGTTCATGCGTGAGTGCGTGCGAGTAGCCCCGTTGCGTGAGTGTTTGTACGATGGTCGATTGGGATAATGTGTGGCAGTTTGTGCTAGCGGTCGTACGGTTGGGGCGCGGTGTCATCCTCTTTGTCGTGCACCATCTGAACGTGCGTCTGTTCCCACCGCGTGACTGTCCGCTCGTTACGGTACGGCAGGGTCAACTGCTCGGCGTTAAGGCACAGCTCCCAAATGGCGCTCGTTACTACCACTTCAAGGGTGTACCGTACGCGGAAGCACCGGTCGGGAAGCTGCGGTTTAAAGCGCCCGTTCCTTTGGAACGATTCCGCCGACCGGTGCTGAAATGCTACGTCGAACGAAGCGACTACATACAGCTCGATTTTTTCTCGGGCTTTGTGTTTGGTTCGGAAAGTGGACTTTATCTGAATGTCTACACACCGCAACTTCCGGCGGATCGGGAAGCGAACGCACGCGAAACGAAAGGGCTTCCCGTGATGGTATTTCTTCATGGTGGAGGTTTCGCTTGTGGCAGTGGTAGCAGTCTATTCTACAATCCGGAATACTTCTTACAACGTGGAGTGCTCGTAGTTACCGTAAACTATCGGTTGGGGCCGTTTGGATTCCTCTACCTCCCCGAAGCCGGTGTCGAGGGAAACGCTGGCCTTAAAGATCAGGTAAATGCGGAGCTTCTTCTACGGCTCACGATCATTAACTTTatgaggggtttttttatcCAATTTTTCTCTCTGGTCAGCTACTGGCACTGAGGTGGATTAATGAAAACATTGCCAGCTTCGGTGGCGACCAATCCAACGTGACGCTGTTCGGTGAAAGTGCTGGCAGCTTCTCGGCCTATCTGCACATGCTCTCGCCCAATTCCAGGTAACCGTTCGGCCGGATCCGATTTCTCGGACCAGTATTTGGTCAATGTGCTCACCAGCGTCTAATGCGCTCGTTTTCCTCACCTTCCAATCTGTAGGAAATATTTTCACCGCGTTATCTGCCAGAGTGGTGTCGTCTGCTCGAGCTCGTTTATGCAGGCGAAGCCGCTCGAGATGGCCTTCAATCTGGCGCGCCATTTTGGGTACAGTGGAACGAGTCAGCAGGGTGCGCTAGGTAGGTTAACGAATCGATGggcttctgtttgttgtttgaagagtTTTTGGGGTATTTTTTGATTTGTGACACAATATGCAAATGAGCTCGCTAAAAGGTCAACTGTTCGAAAAATGAGGACTGACGAGGTTAAATTTTATCGATCAAGACgcctttttttgctataaaattcaTAATGTGTCATAATAGTATATTTCATAGCGAATTACTAACTAAACTCTTTCCCCCTTACAGAAACTCTACAGCGAGTGCCAGCAAAAAAGCTAGCCGCCAAACAGCAGAAAGCTCTCGGACATTTGGCCGAAAAACAGGCCGATCTCGTGTTCATCTTTCTTCCAGTGATCGAGCAAACGCTAACAGACACCTCGATCATCACACAAACCCCCGAGGAGCTCCTCAAATCGTACGACACACTCCGAATGCCACTGCTCGAGGGTTGTAACGATTCGGAAGGTATACTGGGACTGTACATCATACGGCGCAAAACGCGTCAAGAAGATATGCACCACATACCGGCCCGTATGACGGCGAGACTATTTCACCATCTAACACCAACCGAACGAACCGAAGTAACGAACAAGGTATTCAAGTTTTACTTCGCCGATGAACCACCAGCAACGTGGCCCACCGATCAGCTGAAGCATCTGCTGACGGATGTGATCTTCATGAAGGATTCCGCGATCAACGCCGAATGGTTGGCCAAGTATCAGCCAAACCTACGCCACTACCATTACCGGTTTACGTACGATGGGCGGTTTAGTTTGCTAAAGCGGCTGTTCCTCAGTGCGAACGTGACGGGCGCATGCCACGGTGATGATTTGCTGTACATGTTCAAGTGAGTAGAGTGATCGTTTGTTaaagaaagcaaatcaaaAGCTCAACATCTTCTCGTTTTGTCGTTCAATTGTTGTAGCCCAAAGCTGTTGCCCAACGTTTCACAATCAAGTGACGAATGTCGCGTACGAGACAACTTCATCGCACTGTGGACCAGTTTCGCCAAGCACGGCGATCCGTCGGCCGATTCACGCGATGTAGTCGATGTGCAGTGGCGTCCGGTGAAGAAAATACCTCGAGACGGTTCGGTCGACTTTCGGCTCGACTGTCTCGAGATTAATGTGAAACCGACGATGGTGACCGATCCAGCCCGGGAACGAGCCCGCTTTTGGCACGATTTGTTCGAAACGCATCGAAAAGGATACCTTTGATAACCCTAGGAACGGAACGAATTGTGATAATCGTATGGGTACGCTTTAGTGGTAAGTGGTTTTGGGGAATCTCGTTGCAAGCAGTAGATCTGTTTTGAAGTACATGACATTCGCGTAGGTGTTATCAAACGTTTGACAGTTTGATACATCTCTAGCTTTTAAGTAAGCAAAGCTTTTAATACACAGCAGGTACCtgggtttaaaataaaacatcttaCCTCTGTCCTATTGAAAACTCTCCGCATTCGTACGTAAAATATTTCACTTTATTGCTCTGGATTATGCTTTTTTCCCTGtctttttaccattttatgtGTGCTCCACCGTAGAAACCTTTGCATATAATGCGTTTAAACTCTATCACTCTGTGCCTACGCATGCTAAACTAAATTGCTTTTCGATGAACCTGTTTCGTTGTGTTTTGTACTGCTTGGTTAAACATTTTCTCGTGATACTTGTGATACTCCTACTCTACATGATTACTTGCCATGCAGACGCTTCAATCGATAAAGAATGAACGAGAGTGCCATCTCGTTTGTAAACCGTCCGATCGTATTGTAACAGAAGTTAAGACACTGCACCGTCATTCGCACGTTGGTTTGATCGCGTGCAGGCAACAGCTTAAGCTTACTGTCGCCCCTGTACATGTTCCACTCGTCCTCATCCTCGACCGTCGTTATCACCAGTTCTTGGTTGTGCTTTAGACCCAACAGCTCCCGGAGCTGTTGCTCGGAAGTTTTCCACTGCTGTGGATCTTCTTCACCCGGTAGCTTCGTGTACGTACCGTTCGTCCCATCCGTGGTCGATTCCAGATAGTTTTGATTAATCTCGTCCGTTAGTTCCTTGATCGTGTAGATGTGCAGCTTGTCAGAGAATATCGCACGGTACATTGCCTCCACCTGTCGGTAGCCATCGCGTGGCGAAATGTACTCCACTGTCGCGTCCAGCTCTTCCTTCGTTAACAGCGGGCGGCAGATAAATTCCTTCTTCATGTCTAGCGCGTACTGGTAACCAGGAACACCGACAAGTCGACGCGTCAGAAACATAACGCTTTCGTACGAAAGGAACGGCATGTAGGGTATGAACGCATCCACGATCGCTCCCATCATGTGGCGCAGCAGTTGTGTTTCGAGCTGCAGCGAAGGTATGAACACGTACCGTATCACGATGTGACAGATCATCTCGACCACCTCCAACCGGAACAGACACATATTGTGTGCGTCCTCCACACCAAGCATAAACCCGATCACGGCCCAGAAGTGGATGAAGGCTTCCCGATCCTCACGATTATCGTAACGAATGCCGAGCAGATGCGGACGGACCAGTGGGAAACCCATAAAGCCAAACGTGGTAAGTGCCATTTCCGGCTGACTGATGTACCCTAGGTTACGCTTCTTGGCGCTGTTCGACGCGCTCAGATGCATGCGGCGTACTTGCGAGAGCGATTTCCATGATCTAGAATAgagggtgaaaaaaaatcgttaggAGTATATGTTGCATGCAGAAGGGAGTTCAAATCGCTCCTTACCTTGATCCCGGCACTAGGTCACACTCGTACCAATCGCTCATGTGCACAAAGGTGGACACGTATCGCTTGCGAGCCGTTTCCGTCGTACTCGACTTGCCCGTGTGCTCGAGAATGCGTAACCCTTTCGGATCGGCCAACAGGACAAGCAAGCTGCAGAAGCTGGCCTGCAGGATACCGAACCGGTTGTCGCTGTAGAACTTTTGGCCACGTTTGAACTTAGCCTCGTCGAACCAGGTTGGAAGGCACGCTTCCAGATCTGCGCCCGTTCCAACATCGCACGGTTTGTTGAAGGCGGTAAAGAGTGTCAGGAAGTACTGCTTTGCCTCTGTAAGGGAAGGTGAGATGAAGATACATTAAAATGTCTAAGACGTTTGAGGCGTCCTAGTCATTAGATCGAAACACGGCGAGGCTTCTTGGAATGGGATGGTTTTTTAACGGTTGGTACTTTCGTTTTCGGTCTAACGGACCTAATATCAAGTCTACCAGCTTAAAGTATAACGAATACTCTacaaaataagaataaatcttgaaatctttttaattaCCTAATAACAAAATGAGGCCTAATACATAGACGACCATAACCTTGACATAATACAGAacgcaatttattttaatcactTAGGGTGAATCCGTTTGGTGAGGCGGCAGCGGCGACGGTCATGCGTCAGTAAGACATTAGTCTTACCTATGTCTGTCTTTTCTACATGGATTTATGATTCGTTTGAGCGGTTTGAGACCACCGAACAGATAAAATGTGTCCATGAAACATAAACTGATAAACTCTAAGAtggttttggttcgttttcgTCCTGTATCTTGTTAAAGTGAAGAAACCTCTTATCAATTGAATATCTTTTTGACTTCTCTCTTTTCGACATTTTAATCAAAACTTCCGATATAGTCTATAAAATTGGGAAACCTTCTTAGCAACAGTAATTTATTTACCAACGATGATGCCATTTGCCGAATTTTGAACATTCGCTTCTCTGATCGATAAGTTTTTGCCCACCGatcttcaaatttaatttaatacttGCTGACAAGGTCATATGTGTTGGACCCGATACACCCAGCCCGGTAGTTTTGATCgaacttaaaaataaacctcAGTTGATTGCCTGATGctaatttattataaaatacatATCTTTAGTATTTTGTTGATCTTTCACACGGCAAAAACAGGTATCGATTGGCTATCCGGAATGATTCACCGTACGCTGCATTAACTATAAAGCTACGGATGCATTGAAGCAAAGACACAGTTTTTTGAGGTTGCAGTTTCAAAAGAAGCATAAAAGGAAGATTGTCTAATTAAGCTATCATACAATCATCAAAATCATTTGGGGCGGCCTgctggtgtaggcgacagcggcgctggtcttcaaacggcaggaccgtggttcaaatgccgataccaactacgtggtattggcagtcTAGAAATCCATTTTtgatggctggcatgaccctagaggtcgttaagccaagaagaagacactcatcaaaaaaaaaactttgggCAATTTGTGAACTACATTGGGAACGAATTTCCAATGGAGAATGgcttttaaaattgtgagTTGAATTTTCTcacccaaaaaacaaaaaaaaagtaacgagAATGGTGTCAGTAACCATTCTCGTCTTTTATGGTCTTTTACCATAAAACCATTTATGGTCTTTTAacaattataataaaataaatgacaatACAACACAGCGGCTAATGTCAGATACACAAGTCTAAGACTGTATGCATGTAAAAAGCGACCAAATGTACCGATTTTTCAGGCGATTACGCTATCACTTGGTAGGCGATATACCGGTCATAACTTGTTGACTACATGCGGTTCAAATTTGAGAGCTTCATATGTTTATTCACGGTAGCTACGGTGTTTATTCACGGTTGTTTCGTACTGTCTGCCCAATCTGAGCCATATAAAAGAGGTCATCGGGGAAATGTCTATAGAATTCTGGTGCTTCTGGGGAACAAACCGTCTATAGACCGGAAGCCTGGATCTGGCTCTCTGACCATTTAAAGCGACCGGAGCATTCAGAAACTGAAAGTGCGCTTGACGATTAGTGATATCCCCTAGAGGACTTATCTAGAgattttagaagaaaaatgaagccGTTGAGAACTTCATTATTGTGAATTTCAGAACCAATTTGAAGAGGTAAATACatctaaataatttcttgGTAATGATCATGAGCGAATTGAGGAAATAGACGACGTTTTATCTGAGAAAAGTACAACAAACTTatcccaaaataaaaaaatggattcgTCACAACATCTTTTAACCATGCATTTTAATAAAGTCGCCTCTTTAATGCATTTGTTGTACATAACCTGTTTTATCAACTTCATTGATTAACAAATTCTACAACTAATAGCTGCAACAAACCTCATCTataatcaaacaacaacatttacCGCTTAAATCACGGTTTCCTAGTATTTTTCCCCCGCTCAATAAAACGAACCACCCTATGAGACGCGAGTTTGTCTCGTATTCGCATTCTCATTCCATCGGaacaattaatttcaaaccttattttccacacacaagcacaccctCATGCACGTCACACCCCAACTGGTGGAGATTTCGCTAGAATCAGCTTCAGAGCATCACCACTTACGGCTCCCCCGTAAAAAAGCTCATTAGACGAATCCGATACATTTTAAAAGCCCTTCGTCATTGTTCACTTTCAAAGTGTGTTGCGCTATTCTTGGCCCGCCGATTTTTCAAGCCgatcttcaaaaatttcaactctCAAGTTGACAGAGAAGTgtgaaaaaaggaaggaagggacTGAGAATggatatacaaaaaaaagcaacgaaactTCTATATTCATTCCCGCAGAATCCAGAAGAATAACTACTCGCCTGTTGTGCAAATCGCGatttggatgtgttttttttccaccgacTTCATGCTGGCAATAAAAATAGCTAGATCATTTATATTGCGCACGATGCCCGGCCTCCCTGAACCCTTCCGAACACAATGGGAAGAAGCCTACGATTGCCTAGCGATCCGCCTTACATAAGGCAGCGGAGCGTTGTGGATAAGTAATGCTCTATTACTGTGCTGGTGCTTAGCACAAATCGATCATCGGTTTTAC encodes the following:
- the LOC126561907 gene encoding esterase B1-like, with amino-acid sequence MVDWDNVWQFVLAVVRLGRGVILFVVHHLNVRLFPPRDCPLVTVRQGQLLGVKAQLPNGARYYHFKGVPYAEAPVGKLRFKAPVPLERFRRPVLKCYVERSDYIQLDFFSGFVFGSESGLYLNVYTPQLPADREANARETKGLPVMVFLHGGGFACGSGSSLFYNPEYFLQRGVLVVTVNYRLGPFGFLYLPEAGVEGNAGLKDQLLALRWINENIASFGGDQSNVTLFGESAGSFSAYLHMLSPNSRKYFHRVICQSGVVCSSSFMQAKPLEMAFNLARHFGYSGTSQQGALETLQRVPAKKLAAKQQKALGHLAEKQADLVFIFLPVIEQTLTDTSIITQTPEELLKSYDTLRMPLLEGCNDSEGILGLYIIRRKTRQEDMHHIPARMTARLFHHLTPTERTEVTNKVFKFYFADEPPATWPTDQLKHLLTDVIFMKDSAINAEWLAKYQPNLRHYHYRFTYDGRFSLLKRLFLSANVTGACHGDDLLYMFNPKLLPNVSQSSDECRVRDNFIALWTSFAKHGDPSADSRDVVDVQWRPVKKIPRDGSVDFRLDCLEINVKPTMVTDPARERARFWHDLFETHRKGYL
- the LOC126562257 gene encoding uncharacterized protein LOC126562257, which gives rise to MTVLPVMELTDEEKEAKQYFLTLFTAFNKPCDVGTGADLEACLPTWFDEAKFKRGQKFYSDNRFGILQASFCSLLVLLADPKGLRILEHTGKSSTTETARKRYVSTFVHMSDWYECDLVPGSRSWKSLSQVRRMHLSASNSAKKRNLGYISQPEMALTTFGFMGFPLVRPHLLGIRYDNREDREAFIHFWAVIGFMLGVEDAHNMCLFRLEVVEMICHIVIRYVFIPSLQLETQLLRHMMGAIVDAFIPYMPFLSYESVMFLTRRLVGVPGYQYALDMKKEFICRPLLTKEELDATVEYISPRDGYRQVEAMYRAIFSDKLHIYTIKELTDEINQNYLESTTDGTNGTYTKLPGEEDPQQWKTSEQQLRELLGLKHNQELVITTVEDEDEWNMYRGDSKLKLLPARDQTNVRMTVQCLNFCYNTIGRFTNEMALSFILYRLKRLHGK